The genomic DNA GGAGTGGCCGAACCACAACCCGACGACGACGACGGGGGCGGCGGTGGCGGCTGTCGTCCTCTACACCGGGACCGTGACGCCTGCCACCGCCGCCATATTCACCACCCCCCCGGCGGTCGTCCCCGTTGTTCAACCCTGGACCGGCACAGTGTACACTCTCGACAACAGCCTCCTCGTGAATGGCGCCAGCGGAAACGCCTACCCGCAGAGAGCCGACATGCAATGGAAGGGACCGTACGCCGGGAGCGCCCTGCCGGCGGATCCATGGGGCAAGCCGTACGTGGTCAACATTACCGCCACCGGCGGACCGATCTGGGTGCT from Deltaproteobacteria bacterium includes the following:
- a CDS encoding type II secretion system protein GspG, with the protein product MRKRNEKGFTLIEVVVVVAVIAILAAVLTPYITKYIDDSKIAKARNEAQVIGAAMTNFYKDVGEWPNHNPTTTTGAAVAAVVLYTGTVTPATAAIFTTPPAVVPVVQPWTGTVYTLDNSLLVNGASGNAYPQRADMQWKGPYAGSALPADPWGKPYVVNITATGGPIWVLSAGPNGKVQTRVIDNVVLGDDIGFRVR